The Herbaspirillum sp. DW155 genomic interval CTGTACGGTCGAACCCAGTTCTTCCATCGACGCAGCGGTCTGCTGCAAGGCGCTGGCCTGCTCTTCGGTGCGCTTGCTCAGGTCCGCATTGCCCTGGGCAATCTGGGCGCTGGCCGTGGCCACGCTTTCGGAATTGCTGCGCACGCTGCCGACCACCTTGCTCAGTTGTGCCGTCATGGCCTGCATGGCCTGCAGCAGGCGCGCCACTTCATCGCTGCCCCTGACCTCCACATGCTGGGTCAGGTCGCCCGCCGAGACGGCTTCGGTCAGGCGCACTGCCTCACCGATGGCGCTCGTGGTGGCACGGGTGATGGCCACCATCACCCACAGCGCGGCCAGTGCCAGCGCCGCCAGCGACACGCACAGCAGGATCAGCTCATTGCGCAGACGCGGGATCTTGGCCTGCAACTCACCGCGCATCATGTCAAAGGACGCGTTGACCAGAGTGAATTGCGTATCGATGATGCGCGTCATCGTGCTCACCCACTGGGGGGCCGGCATGGTGAGCTGGTCGGCGCGCACGATGGCGCTGTCGGCCATTTTGAAGGCTTCGTCAGCGGCCGCGACGGCCGCCGTGCGCGCACTCTCCACCTCAGTCGGCAGAGCCTGACGGCCGGCCGCCAGGGCCAGCGAACGACGCGCACTTTCATAGCTGCGGCGGGCGCGGTCGGAGAGGTTTTCCATGCGGGCGCGTTCTTCGGCATCGGCCTGACCGCGGCCCAGCATCACCGCGCCACGTGCACGGGCCTGACCCAATGCCTCGGTCAGTTGCGGCAGTTCGCTCATGACGGCACGCTGGATGTAGAACAGTGAGGCTTCCGCTTCCAGCGCCAGACCGGAACTGTTGGCGACGTCATCAATGAGATCCAGTTCGCGCTTGATCAGTGCGGCGTGCTGCAGGTTGCTCTGGGCACCGCTGATGGACTTGGCGGCGATGCTTTGCGCGAGCGCGCGCCAGTCGGCGGCAAGACCGTCCAGGGTGTCGTTGAGTGTCTTGTCCTTGAGCGGCAGCAGGCTGGTGCGCACGCGCTCAAAGGTGGCATCGACTTCCTTCTGGCGCTCCATGCGGGTGGCGGCAGCGCCGTCGCCATCGGCCAGATAGAGGGCCGAGAGGCCGCGATGCTGTTGCACCTGTTTGAGCAGCAACAGCAGTTCACGGGCGGGCTCGATGGCCAGACCTTCGCGCTGGGCAGTGACCAGCTCTTCGAGATTGGTGCGCACCAGCAGCGTGGTGGGCACGATGAACAGCATGAAAGCGAGTGTCCCGATGAGGACGAACTTACGTGAGTAATTAAGATGATTGATCCAGGCGCGCATGAGGTTATTGGTGTTGATGTGGAGGATAGGGCCGTCGTTGGCCGCTTGCGCTGCTGCGCGAGACGCTCCGTTGCGCCGAAAGCCCGCTAGTCGGGGCTTTTGCATTTGGGAAATTCTAATGAAATTCGCGGTCCCGACAAATTGAATTTTTGGTTCGGTGAGTTTTCGTTGTTGAATGTCGACTTTCTCATCTCACCGCGTAACTCGTGGTTAACACGAGTCAAGGCTAGACCAAGGCTGATCTGGCAGAGTTCCTCAAGCCAAGAAATAGAGACCATCCACGCGCTAAGTCTCACCAGACCTCACGCATACTCACCACACATCACCAGCTATCCGGGAAAGGGAAAAGCCATCCTGAGAATGCGCGCCGTTACCTGGCGCGGCCGCTTTCCTCCGGGCCCACCGCATCGATGCGCAGGTCAGTTTCGAAACTTTGCAGCACGGCGCGCAGTTCGCCGCGCTTTTGCATCGCCTCCAGCTGCGCGTTGATCCGCGGCAGCAGTTTCACGCAGGGATTGGCGCGGCTCATGGCGATGTAGTTGTCGGTCTCGGTGACGAAGGGACGCAGCGGGACGAAGCGATCGGCCTGCCCTGACTGGTTCAGGTAGATCACGCCGTTGTAGTAACCGGTAATGAGGTAATCGATACGGCCCGAATCAAGCTTGCTGAAATTCATGTAAAACTTTTGCGCCGTCTCGATGGTGAGATGGTCGCGCATGAATTCATCGAAGCCGCCACCGAACTGGTTGCCCACCGTAATGGCGCCGCGCTTGCCGATCAGGTCCTTCCACCCGGCATAAGCAAAGCGCTGGTCGCGTGCCACGAAGACCGCAATCGGATTGGGAAACAAGGGCACCGAGGCAAAGGCCAGATATTGCTGGCGCTCCGGCGTGTTCTTGAGCGAGGCCACCATGGCCACTTCGCCGCTCTCGGCTTCCTTGAGCACGCGGCTGAACGGGCCGACATAGCGCACCTCATAGGCAATGTTGAGGGCGCTCAACGCGCGCGTGGCGATCTCGATACTGGCGCCCGTGAGACGCTTGCCGTCATACCAGTGCAGGGGCGCGTAATCCGAATCGGCCGAGATGACGACCTTGCGGCAATCGGCCGCCCCAACGCCGAGCGGCGCGATCATCAACGCCAGCGCGGCAAGCCTGGCAGCGCAAGATGTGATGTGCATGGTTCCCCCTTTTTGCTGGCTTCGTCAGCCATCCTGTGCAGGCAGCTGCGAGCAGATCATGTCGTCTTGAGGATAACCCGACGGGTGCCTACACCAAAATGCATTTCGCACCCTCCGGGACAGATACGCATTTTTTGCGACAGGTATGGCGCGCAAATCTGTTCCAGGTCAACACGCACTGACGTATTCGCCGCGTTCCATCGGTGCGGCCATCGACGCAGATGAAGCCGCACGATCACATCCTCACACAAACTCGTTCTTGCCACTGCCTGCGGGAGTGACGTGCGCCCCGTGTTCACGCAACGATACGTCTTGTAACGAAATGGGGCCGCCGTGTCAGCTTTCACACTGACGCCGGTTTCGCCTTGCACAGGTTTTTTCACTCGCAGCCGAGATGTTCCGGATGCCTTCACCGGCGCCCCTCGCGCATGGATGAGCTTTACGCAACTCGGTTCTGCATCACTGCCATAAACCACGGGAGGACGGGCGTGCGCCCTTGGCGCCGCTGTCAGACACGCGCGAAAAATCCGACAAGAACATGCAGGCCTTTCCGACTGTCGCAGCGCTTTGCGCTTTTTAAGATGAAGCCAAGTTTTCAGGCATTGCAGGCATCCGCCATCTGTTTGCCTGCCTTGCGGAAAACGAAGGCCAACCCCGCCGAGTGCGCAGATGCTTTTACCACTGACGCCACTGAAGTTCGGACGTTCCGACTGCATTCACGTCGCATCGAATGCACAACCCAGGATAAAGGAGAACAGCCATGACCAAGACCTTCCTCACCGCCACCGTGCTCGCCGCTACCACCTTCGCCGGCGGCGCCTATGCCCAGTCGTATGACCAGAGCAGCGGCGCCATGCAGGGCACACCGCAGCAGCAATATGATGCTGCGCCGTCGTCCTCTTCCTCGTCTTCGCAGTACTACAACTATCAGGGCGACCAGACTAGCTCGCCGGCTGCCGTGCAGGAAAGCGGCCAGAACGGGCAGTACACCGACCCCAAGAGCTATGAGGTTCCCAACGGCCGTCCCAACAACTATGCGCGTGAACAGAAGGACGGCCCGCTGGGCACTTCTCCGGGTGCATAAGGCTCGGCATAACTTTTCTCTCGCGTCGACCTCAGCGCTCCGGCCCCGGCCGGGGCGTTTTGTTTGCCTGCGTACCCGCTGGCCCGGCTTGCCGTAGAATCGCGCTTTTGCCGGTGCCTCTCCTTTGCGCCGGATGCACCTGATCCTGCGATGAATCCTCAACTTCTCGGCCGGGGCATCGGCCTGTCCGTGCTGGCCTCTTCCCTGTTTGCTTTCCTTTCCGGGTACACCCGTCTGCTGGCGCCACTGGATGGTACGGACATCTTTTCCTGGCGCATCGTCATCACGCTGCTCTGCGTGCTGGGCCTGCTGGCCTGGCGCGGCGAGCTGCCGCGCCTGCGTGCGGCCATGGCCGAACTGCTGGGCAGTCCGGCAAGCGTGCTGCTGCTCTTGCTGATGTCGGCCTTGCTGGGCTTGCAGCAGTGGATCTTCCTGTGGGGATCGGTCAATGGCCGGGCGCTGGAGATTTCGCTGGGCTATTTCATGCTGCCCTTGTCGATGGTGTTGGTAGGGCGTTTCTACTATGGCGAGAAGATGGACCTGCTGCAACGCCTGGCGGTGCTGTGCGCCTGCATCGGCGTGGCGCACGAGCTGTGGATGACGCGCGCCTTTTCCTGGCCGACGCTGACGGTGGCGCTGGGCTATCCCCCCTACTTCATCCTGCGCCGGCGTATCCGCCTCGATTCCATGCTCATCTTCGCGGTGGAAATGATGGTGCTGGCCCTGCCTTCGCTGGTGGACCTGATATTGAGTCCCGCCTCGGTATCCATCTTGCACACGCCGGCCATGTGGTTGCTGCTGCCGGGCCTGGGGGTGCTCAGCATGATCGCCCTGACCAGCTACCTGCGCGCCGGCAAGCTGCTGCCCATGAGCCTGTTCGGTATCCTGGGCTATGTGGAACCGGTGCTGCTGGTGCTGGTGGCCATGGTGGTGCTGGGCGAGAGCCTGCACGTGGCGCAACTGGGCACCTACGTGCCGATCTGGCTGTCGGTACTGCTGACCGCAATGCACAGCATCAGGCTGATGCGCCAGCCGGCGCCTGAGCCCATGAATTGAGGGCTTTTTTGCGGACTGATCGGAGCCAGCAGAACCGGAGCTTCTCCTTATACTGATGCCATCGGTCAACCCTGGGGAGGGATCAGGCCGGCGGGAGGGGGAGATCACCTATGCGGCCAATGCTGGCAAAGGCAGGACGGGTTGCGCGCCATTCGGTAGCGCGGCGGGCGCGTCTGTTCGTCGTGCTGATCTGCGCGGCCATCGCTGCAGGCCACCTGTGGCAGAGTCTGGCCGCACGGGCGGGGCAGGTGGAAAATTCCCGCACCTATTCCAGCAACATCGCACGCGCCCTGGCGCGCCATGCCTATGACGTGTTCCAGGCGACCCATGGCACGCTGATCAATATCAGCGACCGCATCGACGAAAGCGGGGCGAGCGGGGCACAGATCCATGCGATGAGCCCGATCCTGCGCAGGCTGGCCAGCGAGATGCCGCAACTGGACGGGCTCTACATCTACGATGCCCAGGGCAACCGCGTGGCCAGTTCGTCGCCGCCACGGCAGAACGACGCCAACAATGCCGACCGCAACTATTTCATCTACCACCGCGACCACGACGATCCCGAGCCGCGCATTCATCCGAGCCTGATCAGCCGCAGCACCGGCCAGTGGGTCATCCCCATGTCGCGCCGCCTGACTCATCCGGATGGCCGCTTTGCCGGCGTGCTGCTGGCGACCTTGCGGCTGGATCACTTCAATGCGCTGTACCAGACGGTGGACATCGGTCGCGACAGTTCCATCGTCCTCATTCTGCGCCCCGGCATCGTGCTCACCCGCCAGCCCTTCGAGCCGGCCTACATCAGCCGCGATCTCAACCAGGACCCCGGCATGCAGGCGGTGCTGGCCAGCCAGCAGAGCGGCCATGCGGAAATCGTTTCACCGCTGGACCACATCGACCGCTATATCGCCTATCAGCCAGTGACCGGCTTCCCGTTGCTGGTGACCGTAGCCGTCTCCAAAGATGAAGCCCTGGCCCCCTGGCGCCAGCAGACCATCGTCTATGGCTCTGGCGTACTGCTGTTGTTGATCATCATCGGCCTGTTCGGCTGGCGCCTGATCGGCCAGATCGAACTGCGCCTGGTCGCCGAGGATCGCGCGTTGCAGGTCATGGGCGAACTGCACCAGGTCAACCAGCGCCTGGAATTGCTGGCGCACCAGGATGGCCTGACGGGCCTGGCCAACCGGCGTCATCTCGATACCGTCATGCAGGCCGAGTTCCGTCGTGCCTTGCGCAGTGGCTCGGCGCTGTCGCTGATCATGATCGACGTGGATTTCTTCAAGCAGTACAACGATCTCTATGGTCATCAGGCTGGCGACGAATGCCTGCGCCGCATCGCCGCCGTGTTGAAGGAACGCCAGCGCCGTCCCGGCGACCTGGCGGCGCGCTATGGCGGCGAGGAAATGGTGATGCTGCTGCCCGAGACCGATGCCACCGGAGCCATGCAGGTGGCCGAAAAGATCAGGGCCGGCATCCAGGCACTGGACCTGCCCCATCGCGGCAATCCGCGCGGGGTGGTGACGGCCAGCGCCGGCGTGTGTGCGATGGAATTGCTCCCCCCGGGCGAGCGCTCGCTGGAAGACCTGTTGGGCCGCGCCGATGCCGCGCTCTACGAAGCCAAGCATGGCGGCCGCAACCAGGTGCGGCTGGCGCAAGCCGCCATGCCGGCCGCGCCGCACTGAGCGAACGCCATCCTCTGCGCAAAAAAGATGCCGCCCGGCGCAAACCGGGCGGCATCTTTTTTTGCAAAGAACGGATGACAGCCTTCGTCCTGGACGAAGGCTGCGTATCGGCTTACTCCTGATGGTAGGACGTCACGCGCTCCACTTCATTCTTCGATCCCAGGAACACGGCCACGCGCTGGTGCAGCTTTTCCGGCTGGATGTCGAGGATGCGCTGCTGGCCATCGGTGGCCGCGCCCCCTGCCTGCTCGACGATGAAGGCCATCGGATTGGCTTCGTACATCAGGCGCAGCTTGCCCGGCTTGCCCGGCTCACGCGCATCGGCCGGGTACATGAAGATGCCGCCACGGTTGAGGATGCGATGCACATCGGCCACCATGGAAGCGATCCAGCGCATGTTGAAATCCTTGCCGCGCGGGCCGGTGACGCCGGCCAGCATTTCATCGACGTAGCGCTTGACCGGCGGGAACCAGTGACGCTGGTTGGAGGCGTTGATGGCGAATTCCTTGGTGTCTTCGGGAATCTTGATGTCCTTCTGGGTCAGCACCCAGGCACCCATTTCGCGGTCCAGGGTGAAGCAGTGCACGCCGTCGCCGGTGGTCAGCACCAGCACGGTCTGCGGACCATAGACGGCATAGCCGGCGGCGACCTGCTTGGTACCCGGCTGCATGAAGTCCTGCTCGCTGGGTTCGGTCATGCCTTCGGGGGCCTTCAGCACCGAGAAGATGGTACCGATGGAGACGTTCACGTCGATGTTGGAAGAGCCATCCAGCGGATCGAACATCAGCAGGTATTCGCCCTTGGGATAGCGGTTGGGAATGCGGTGGATGGTCTCCATTTCCTCCGAGGCCATGGCCGCCAGGTGGCCGCCCCATTCATTGGCTTCCAGCAGGATTTCGTTGGAGATCACGTCCAGCTTCTTCTGCACTTCGCCCTGCACGTTCTCGCTGCCGGCGCTGCCCAGCACTTCGCCCAGCGCGCCCTTGCCGACCGCATGCGAGATCGACTTGCATGCACGGCCGACGACTTCGATCAGCAGGCGCAGTTCGGACGGGATCTTGTTGTGCAGACGCTGCTGCTCGATCAGGTGTTGCGTGAGGCTGATGCGTTTCATGGTGGTCTTCCTTGCAGTGGTTTTTATGATGAATGAATCGAATGGATAAGCGGCGCTTTAATATGTTTTTTCAATGATCAGTTGGCCAGTGCCTTGGTGACCACTTCGGCCACGTCGCGCGAGAGATTGGGCGTGGCCGCGACCTGTTGCAGCGCCAGGCGCATCTTTTCCTGCAGCGCCGGGGTGTACTTGCGCCAGCGATCGAGGCTACGCGCCAGGCGGGCCGCCACTTGCGGATTGCTGGCATTCAGGGCGATCACCTGTTCAGCCCAGAAGGCATAACCATTGCCATCGAGCGCATGGAAGGCCGAGGGGTTGCCGTTGCAGAAGCTGAAGATCAGGCTGCGTGCACGATTGGGGTTCTTGAGCGTGAAGGCCGGATGCTCGGTCAGGGTGCGCACGGTGTTCACATCGGCATTGCGGGCCGTGGCCTGCAGGGTGAACCACTTGTCGATGACCAGGGCTTCGTCTTCGAACTCGGCATAGAAGCGCTGCAGGGCTTCGCTCTTGCCGGGCGCGGCACTGTTCAATACGGCCGACAGCGCGGCCAGGCGGTCGGTCATGTTGTTGGCATCCTGGTCCTGCTGCCGGGCCAGGGCCATGGCTTCTTCGTCATCCAGTTCGGCCAGGTAGGACAGGGCCACGTTCTTCAGGGCCCGGTGGCCGGCGGAGGCGGCGTCGGGGCTGTAGGCGCCCGGAGTCTGGTGGGCGTGGTACGCCGCCAGCAGGTCATCACGCAGTTCGCGCGCCAGCGAGCGGCGCAGGAACTGGCGCGCCACATGGATGGCGTGCGGATCGATGACTTCCATCTGTTCGGCGATCATGGTTTCCGAGGGCAGGGTCAGCACCAGCTCGCGGAAGGCCGGGTCCAGCGACTCGTCCTTGAGCGTGGCGCGCAGGGCCTCGGCCAGGGCACCGTCGTGCTCGATGTTGTTGAGCACGGTATCGACCGCCACCACATGACCGGACTGGCGCGCCGCCTGCACCGCCACGGTGAGCGTGAGCAGACGGCGCGTGGACAGGCGCTGGCCGGCTTCCCAGCGGTTGAAGGCATCGCTGTCATGGGCCATCAGGAAGGCCAGTTCGGCATCGCTGTAGTCGAACTGCAGGACCACCGGCGCGGAGAAACCACGCAGCAGCGACGGCACCGGTTTTTCATCGACGTTGATGAAGGTGAAGCTTTGCCTGGCCTTGGTCAGTTCCAGCACGCGGGTGGTGGCACCGGCCTTCTTCTCGCCTTGCAGCGTAAGCGCCAGGTCGTGGCCCTGCGCATCCAGCAGGCCCACGGCCACGGGGATGTGGAAGGGTTGTTTCTTCTTCTGGCCGGGCGTGACGGGGCAGCTTTGTTCCAGCGTCAGGGTCAGGGTCTTGCGCTTGGCATCGTAATCGGCGCTGGCCTGCACCAGGGGCGTGCCGGCCTGGCTGTACCAGCGTTCGAATTGCGACAGGTCGCGGCCATTGGCGTCGGCCATGGCGGCGCGGAAATCGTCGCAGGTCACGGCCTGTCCATCGTGGCGCTTGAAGTAGAGATCCATGCCCTTGCGGAAGCCCTCACGGCCCAGCAGGGTCTGATACATGCGCACCACTTCCGCGCCTTTTTCATAGACGGTGACGGTGTAGAAATTGTTGATCTCGACATAGGAATCGGGCCGCACCGGATGGGCCATCGGGCCGGCATCTTCCGGGAACTGCGCCTGGCGCAGCACGCGCACGTCGTCGATGCGCTTGACGGCACGGCCGCTGTCGCTGCCGATCATGTCGGCCGAGAATTCCTGGTCGCGGAAGACGGTCAGGCCTTCCTTGAGAGACAGCTGGAACCAGTCGCGGCAGGTCACGCGGTTGCCGGTCCAGTTGTGGAAATATTCGTGGCCGACCACCGCTTCGATGTTGGCGAAATCCACATCGGTGGCAATGCGCGGATTGGCCAGCACGTACTTGGTGTTGAAGATGTTCAAACCCTTGTTTTCCATGGCGCCCATGTTGAAGTCGCCCACGGCGACGATCATGAAGCGGTCCAGGTCGAGGTCCAGGCCGAAGCGTTCGACGTCCCAGGTGATGCTGTTCTTCAGCGACTCCATGGCGTGCTGGGTCTTGTCGAGGTTGCCCTCTTCCACCCACACCTGCAGCAGCGCATCGCGGCCCGAGTGCAGGCGCACGGTTTCTTCCTGGCAGACCAGGTTGCCGGCCACCAGGGCGAACAGGTAGGAGGGCTTCTTGAACGGATCTTCCCACTTGGCGTAGTGACGTCCATCGGGCAGATCGCCCTCTTCGATCAGGTTGCCGTTGGACAGCAGCACCGGGTAACGCGACTTGTCGGCGCGCAGCATGACGGTGAATTTCGCCATCACGTCCGGACGGTCCGGGAAGTAGGTGATCTTGCGGAAGCCCTCGGCTTCGCACTGGGTGAAGAAGTTGCCGTTGGACACGTACAGGCCCATGAGCGAGGTATTGCGCTCCGGATGCACCAGGGTCTCGATCTCCAGCGTCACCTTGGCCGGAGCGGCGGGGATGGTCAGCACGCCGCCGGCGATACGGAAGTCACCCTTGGCCTGCGTGAGCGTCTTGCCGTTCAGGCGCAGGGCCACCAGCTCCAGCTCTTCGCCGAAGAGCACCAGGTCGCGGCCCCTGGCGGCCGGGTTGCGGGTCAGGGTGATGCGGGTGGCGATGCGGGTGTTGGCGGGGTCGAGATCGAAACCCATCTCGACGATATCGGCCAGGTAGTTGGGAGCGGCGTAGTCTTTACGGTAGATCGTCTGGGGCGTATCGGTGCGCATGGAGGCCTGTCCGGGAAGGGAAATTGGAGGTAAAAAAGTGAAACCAAACGTGAAGGCTAAAGCTGAAGACTAATTCGGTCAAAAGCCTGTTCAAGTGCAGCAAAAACCCGATTTTACCAATCATCCCGCATAGCGCGAACGGAATCGGCCGGAAATGCGCTCGTGCCGCCCCTCACGGAGCGCTCGTGCACGGCATGAGTCATCGCGGGACCGGGCGCACCATCTCGCACTACAATGGCGGACCCGGCACCTGCCCCGGCATGGGGCAGTCTGCCGATGCGCCCTGATCCCCCCGTCAGCCCAGCCTTACGCCCGGCGCCTGGCTTTTTTCAATGGAGTCTGTTCATGAAACGCTGGCTTTATCTCTTGCTCGCAGCGGCCAGCCTGCTGCTGTCCGGTTGCGCCTCGGTGATCGAGAGCAACGTCACGTCCTTCCACGCCTGGTCGCCCGACTACAACCAGAAGGCCTATGCCTTCGCCCCGGCCAAGGAGCAGGAAAACGACCTGCAATACCAGAACTACGCCGGGCTGATCCGTCAGGAGCTGCAGTTCCTGGGCTTTACCGAAGCGCCCGACCTGAAGGCGGCGCAATTGCAGGTCAGCTTCAGCTACGGCATGAATACCGGGCAGGTCGTGGTCACCCAGCCGGCCTACGATCCCTTCTTCTACGGGCCCGGCTGGGGCCGTTTCGGGCCGCGCCCGTTCGGCTTCTACGGGCCCTATGGACCGTTCTATGATCCGTTCTGGTATGGCGGTCCGATGCAGACGACCAGCTATCCGGTCTTCCTGCGGCGGCTGCAGATCGGCATCAGCCAGGCCGACGGCAAGAAACTGTTCGACGTGGTGGTGGACAGCGAGGGCCAGAGCGCCGGTCTGACGGCGGCCATGCCGGCCATGGTGCGCGCGGCCTTCGACGACTTCCCCGGCCCCAGCGGGGTGACCCGGCATATCCGCATCAAGGTAGACAAGAACGGCCAGCCGGTGGAGTAAGGCGCCAGCCACTAGTTGATGAAGCGGCCACCGGCGCCGATGGCGGTGAGGTCGACGAAATCCGAACCGCTGTGGTCGGTGCGGCTGAAGTGCAGGCTGAAGCCGCCGCCATCGTAGTTGGCGGGGGTGATGCTTTCGAGTGCCCGGATCAGGCCCGCGCGGGTGAGCTGCGGACCGGCACGGCGCAGGCCCTCGACCAGCACGCGGGCGGCGATATAGCCTTCCAGGCCGATGAAGTTGCAGCCGGCGCCCGGGTTGCCTTCCATGGCTTTCTGGTACTCGTAGACGATGGGCAGCCTGGCCTTGTTGGGGAACGGGACGACCTGGGTGATCTCGGTGCCGACGCCGGCCTGCTGCAGGCGCGCTACCAGCGACTGGCTGCCGACGAAGGAATAGTTGGAAAAACCGCCCAGGTAGCCCGCCGCACGCATGCGCATGATGAGCGCCGCCGCCGGCTGGTAGGAAACTGCCTGAATCACCACATCCGGCCGCATCTGCATGAACTGTTCGGCAGCGGCGGCGACGGCATCGCTGTTGCGCTCGATGGGCAGGCTGCCCACCACGGTCAGCCCATAGACGGCCGCGCGGCGACGCAGATTGTCCAGCAGGCCCTTGCCCAGTTCATCGTTCTGGTAGAACACCGCCACCCGCAGCCGCCCGGTGCCCTGCAACTGGCGCAGCAGGAAGTCGGTCTCCTGCTCGTAGCCGGCGCGCACGTGGAAGATCAGGCGATTGAAGGGTTCGCGCAGCACCGCCGCCCCCGTATGCGGGGCGATCAGCGGGATGCCGGCCTCGCGGATGGCCGGCAACGCCGCCAGGACGGTGGGCGTGCCGGAAAAGCCGAACAGCGCAAATACCTTGTCGCGCCAGATCAGTTGCTGGGTATTGGCCAGGGTGCGTTCGGGTTCGTAACGGTCATCCAGGCTCAGCAGCCGGACACGACGGCCATGCACGCCGCCCTTGGCATTGACCTGGGCGAAATAGCTGCGCGCGCCTTCCTGAAAATCCCGCCCGATCTCGGCGGCCGGCCACGTAAAAGGCGCGGACTGGCCCAGTACGATCTCCTGGGGCGTCACGCCATTCTCGGCGGCCGCCGCCGGCTTCAGCGCCCCTGCCACCCACCATGCCAGGCAGCCACACCACAAGGCGGCCACACGCCAGCTCCGTCCCATCTCCCTCTCCCGCCAACAATGTTTTCCCTGGATGCGTTGGGGTGAAGGAAAACACCCAAACGCCAAAGGCTGCATTTGACGATCAAGACGGGGAAAAATGCGTTATCCACGCATAGTCGTGGGCAAATACCGATATCTTGCGAGATTCGTACCGAAAAATTTCGATATCGCTACGAAAAGTAGGCTTCGCTGGCGAAGGTGATGACCACGATCATCAGCACCGCGCAGATCAGCACCGCCAACAGTCGCCCGAACTTGGGCGAGCCGTCGGCGCCGGCCGCCTGCTCGGGCGGATGGCCCATGGGATTGTCGAGGCCGCTTTCGCGCGGGGGCTGGTCCATGATGGTTCCTCTTCGGGCAGGCGATCAGGGGATCATTGCATCAGGCGGCCATCAGGGGATCAGGATGGTCGAACCGGTGGTCTTGCGGCCTTCCAGGTCGGCATGGGCCTGGGCGACGTCCTTCAAGGCATAGCGCTGGTTGATCTCGATAGTGATCTTGCCGCTCTGCACCATGTCGAACAGGTCGCCCGCAGTGGCATCGAGTTCGGCGCGGGTGGCAATGTAGTTGCCCAGGGACGGACGGGTCAGGAACAGTGAGCCGCGCGAAGCCAGCTCGGACACGCCGAACGGCGCCACCGGACCGGAGGCATTGCCGAAGCTGACCATCATGCCGCGCGGCCGCAGGCAGTCCAGCGAGCCGATGAAGGTGTCCTTGCCGATGGAGTCATAGACAACCGGGACGCCTTTGCCCCCGGTGATTTCCTTGACGCGCTCGACGAAGTTCTCGGTCTTGTAGTTGATCACGTGGGCCGCACCGTGCTGCCGGGCCAGGGCGGCCTTCTCGTCGCTGCTGACGGTGCCGATCAGGTTCACGCCCAGCGCACGCGCCCACTGGCAGGCAATGAGCCCGATGCCGCCTGCCGCCGCGTGGAACAGGATGGTCTCGCCGGGCTGCACGGCATAGGTCTGGCGCAGCAGGTATTGCACGGTCATGCCCTGCAGCATCATGGCTGCAGCGGTGTCGAAACTGATGGCATCGGGCAGCTTGACCAGGATATCGGCCGGCATCACGCGCGCCTCGGCATAGGCGCCATTGGGACGGCCGGCGTAGGCCACGCGGTCGCCGACCTGGACGTGGGTGACACCGGGGCCGACCGCTTCGATGGTACCCGCGCCTTCCTGGCCCAGGCCAGCGGGCAGCGGTTGCGGATACAGACCCGCACGGAAATAGCAATCGATGAAGTTCAGACCGACTGCAGCATGGCGGATGCGCACTTCGCCGGGACCGGGCTCGCCCACTTCCACGTCCACGTATTCCATCACCTCGGGGCCGCCGGTCTTGCTCATGCGGATTGCTTTTGCCATCTGGGTCTCCTTGTATTGGGTGGATATCAAGCCTGAATATTCATATGTCGAGGGCCAGTATAGAACGCCTCAGCGCTTCTTGCGTGACAGCAGCCACATGCCCGCCAGCACCAGCGCGGTCCCGGCCAATTGGATACCGGTAATGGGCTCAT includes:
- a CDS encoding sensor domain-containing diguanylate cyclase translates to MLAKAGRVARHSVARRARLFVVLICAAIAAGHLWQSLAARAGQVENSRTYSSNIARALARHAYDVFQATHGTLINISDRIDESGASGAQIHAMSPILRRLASEMPQLDGLYIYDAQGNRVASSSPPRQNDANNADRNYFIYHRDHDDPEPRIHPSLISRSTGQWVIPMSRRLTHPDGRFAGVLLATLRLDHFNALYQTVDIGRDSSIVLILRPGIVLTRQPFEPAYISRDLNQDPGMQAVLASQQSGHAEIVSPLDHIDRYIAYQPVTGFPLLVTVAVSKDEALAPWRQQTIVYGSGVLLLLIIIGLFGWRLIGQIELRLVAEDRALQVMGELHQVNQRLELLAHQDGLTGLANRRHLDTVMQAEFRRALRSGSALSLIMIDVDFFKQYNDLYGHQAGDECLRRIAAVLKERQRRPGDLAARYGGEEMVMLLPETDATGAMQVAEKIRAGIQALDLPHRGNPRGVVTASAGVCAMELLPPGERSLEDLLGRADAALYEAKHGGRNQVRLAQAAMPAAPH
- a CDS encoding transporter substrate-binding domain-containing protein, which codes for MHITSCAARLAALALMIAPLGVGAADCRKVVISADSDYAPLHWYDGKRLTGASIEIATRALSALNIAYEVRYVGPFSRVLKEAESGEVAMVASLKNTPERQQYLAFASVPLFPNPIAVFVARDQRFAYAGWKDLIGKRGAITVGNQFGGGFDEFMRDHLTIETAQKFYMNFSKLDSGRIDYLITGYYNGVIYLNQSGQADRFVPLRPFVTETDNYIAMSRANPCVKLLPRINAQLEAMQKRGELRAVLQSFETDLRIDAVGPEESGRAR
- a CDS encoding methyl-accepting chemotaxis protein gives rise to the protein MLFIVPTTLLVRTNLEELVTAQREGLAIEPARELLLLLKQVQQHRGLSALYLADGDGAAATRMERQKEVDATFERVRTSLLPLKDKTLNDTLDGLAADWRALAQSIAAKSISGAQSNLQHAALIKRELDLIDDVANSSGLALEAEASLFYIQRAVMSELPQLTEALGQARARGAVMLGRGQADAEERARMENLSDRARRSYESARRSLALAAGRQALPTEVESARTAAVAAADEAFKMADSAIVRADQLTMPAPQWVSTMTRIIDTQFTLVNASFDMMRGELQAKIPRLRNELILLCVSLAALALAALWVMVAITRATTSAIGEAVRLTEAVSAGDLTQHVEVRGSDEVARLLQAMQAMTAQLSKVVGSVRSNSESVATASAQIAQGNADLSKRTEEQASALQQTAASMEELGSTVQQNADSARQAGQLARDAADVASQGGTVVQQVVQTMQGIHASSDRISDIIGVIDGIAFQTNILALNAAVEAARAGEQGRGFAVVATEVRSLAQRSATAAREIKELITASVDQVGQGTQLADQAGKTMEEVVNSIRRVSDIMVSINAATAEQNTGIAQVGQAVAQMDSTTQQNAALVEESAAAAISLSGQARELVQAVAVFRVGRAALEG
- the rarD gene encoding EamA family transporter RarD; the encoded protein is MNPQLLGRGIGLSVLASSLFAFLSGYTRLLAPLDGTDIFSWRIVITLLCVLGLLAWRGELPRLRAAMAELLGSPASVLLLLLMSALLGLQQWIFLWGSVNGRALEISLGYFMLPLSMVLVGRFYYGEKMDLLQRLAVLCACIGVAHELWMTRAFSWPTLTVALGYPPYFILRRRIRLDSMLIFAVEMMVLALPSLVDLILSPASVSILHTPAMWLLLPGLGVLSMIALTSYLRAGKLLPMSLFGILGYVEPVLLVLVAMVVLGESLHVAQLGTYVPIWLSVLLTAMHSIRLMRQPAPEPMN